A stretch of the Porites lutea chromosome 12, jaPorLute2.1, whole genome shotgun sequence genome encodes the following:
- the LOC140953920 gene encoding N-sulphoglucosamine sulphohydrolase-like translates to MRALTASQCSAAHPVHNVRSYAFSSPLQGFVFISILLFSAPSTRGSSNERRNVLVLIGDDAGFETQVYNNSVCKTPNINALAERSVIFRNGFTSVSSCSPSRSTILTGLPQHQNGMYGLHHTFHHFDSFDAVKSLPLLLQKENIRTGIIGKKHVGPETVYPFDFSYTELNCNLLQCGRNITHMKDLAREFFQGSLSDPRPFFLYIGFFDPHRGDPYGKYGEFCEKFGNGEPGMGVIPDWKPLHYSPEEVIVPYFIPDTPAARREIANQYTGISRMDQGIGLILDELRQAGFEENTLVIFSSDNGIPFPGAKTNLYNPGMAEPYLVSSPYVTKRWGQISDASVSLLDIVPTILDWFSIDYPSYKLFGTHDVQLTGKSVLPVLKEEPVSGWDTVFASHDLHEVTTYYPMRVMQKNNLKLIHNLWYKMPYPIALDIFTSFSFMDILERTKNGTETGWIHALKQYYYRSQWELYDLKSDPKELKNLINNPAYQAEVKELREELLTWQRTTDDPWLCSPGGVKVGSLCISMDNDA, encoded by the exons ATGAGGGCTTTGACGGCTTCGCAGTGCAGTGCAGCGCATCCAGTGCATAATGTTCGGAGTTACGCATTTAGTTCTCCTTTACAAGGATTTGTTTTCATATCAATTTTGCTTTTCTCAGCACCTTCCACGCGAGGATCTTCCAATGAACGAAGGaatgttttggttttgattGGCGATGACGCAGGCTTTGAAACCCAAGTTTACAATAACTCAGTCTGCAAAACTCCGAACATCAACGCACTTGCTGAACGGAGCGTCATATTCAGGAATGGTTTTACCTCAGTGAGCAGTTGCTCTCCAAGCAGATCAACAATTTTAACAG GCCTCCCTCAGCATCAAAATGGCATGTATGGCCTCCACCACACTTTTCATCACTTCGACTCGTTTGACGCAGTGAAAAGTCTGCCTCTTCTGttacaaaaggaaaatatacGAACCGGAATCATCGGCAAGAAACATGTTGGGCCTGAAACG GTTTATCCATTTGACTTTTCCTACACCGAACTGAACTGCAATCTGTTGCAATGCGGCCGTAACATAACACACATGAAAGACTTGGCTCGTGAATTTTTCCAAGGATCGCTGAGTGACCCTCGGCCATTTTTCTTGTATATCGGCTTCTTTGACCCTCATCGCGGTGACCCTTATGGTAAATACG GTGAGTTCTGTGAGAAATTTGGAAATGGTGAGCCAGGCATGGGTGTGATACCAGATTGGAAGCCCTTGCACTACTCTCCTGAAGAAGTTATTGTCCCATACTTTATACCAGATACTCCGGCTGCCAGAAGAGAAATAGCCAATCAGTACACTGGAATAAGCCGAATGGATCAGGGTATTGGACTTATTTTAGATGAACTTCGGCAAGCGGGATTTGAGGAAAATACGCTCGTGATATTCAGTTCTGATAATGGTATCCCGTTTCCTGGCGCCAAGACCAATCTGTATAATCCAG GCATGGCTGAGCCCTACCTGGTATCATCCCCGTACGTCACTAAACGCTGGGGTCAAATTAGCGATGCATCAGTGAGCCTTTTGGATATAGTGCCAACCATCTTAGATTGGTTTAGCATCGATTATCCCTCTTACAAATTATTTGGAACACATGATGTACAGCTGACTGGGAAGTCTGTTCTTCCGGTGTTGAAAGAAGAACCAGTTTCTGGATGGGACACTGTATTTGCTAGCCACGATTTGCATGAAGTCACAACGTACTATCCAATGAGGGTGATGCAGAAAAATAATCTCAAACTGATTCACAACTTATGGTACAAGATGCCCTATCCCATTGCCCTGGATATTTTTACCTCATTTTCATTCATGGATATTTTGGAACGGACCAAGAATGGTACAGAGACGGGCTGGATTCATGCCTTGAAACAGTACTATTACCGATCGCAGTGGGAGCTGTATGACCTCAAGTCTGACCCTAAAGAGCTGAAAAACCTAATTAACAATCCGGCTTATCAGGCTGAAGTGAAAGAGTTGCGTGAGGAGTTGCTGACATGGCAACGTACTACTGATGACCCATGGCTCTGCTCTCCCGGGGGGGTCAAAGTGGGGAGCTTGTGTATCTCAATGGACAATGATGCCTGA
- the LOC140921511 gene encoding solute carrier family 35 member E1-like, which translates to MAVGFRAEVFRIILLCSLWYTISSTNNVIGKKLLMDFPYPVTVAMVHLLSTATYLSPTLHIWKVPRMPSIPKSSLITLILPLSFGKAFSSITSHISIWKVPVSYAHTVKATMPVFTVILSRLILGESQSPEVYCSLIPVVGGVMIATATEISFDFIGLLSALLATFTFSIQNIFTKKAMRDLRLNHLRLLLLMAIIASAMLIPFWALYDLRRVILVIESGEQDLLWLLVILTLNGFLNFAQNMVAFTVLSLVTPLSYSVAASTKRILVITVSIVLLRNPVSVINVLGMFVAIFGVFLYNKAKYEANKRKHELPLHTKHNATPNHVSNNHAHYHVI; encoded by the exons ATGGCGGTCGGCTTTCGCGCCGAAGTATTTCGAATAATTCTGTTATGCTCTCTGTGGTACACGATCAGCTCAACAAACAATGTAATTGGGAAAAAGCTGCTTATGGATTTTCCCTATCCTGTCACAGTGGCGATGGTTCATCTGCTCTCTACAGCGACATATTTATCACCAACTCTTCACATCTGGAAAGTTCCCCGTATGCCTTCCATACCTAAATCTAGTCTCATCACTTTGATTTTACCACTCTCTTTTGGAAAAGCCTTTTCGTCTATAACAAGCCATATTAGTATATGGAAAGTACCTGTCTCATACGCTCATACAG TTAAG GCAACTATGCCAGTCTTCACAGTTATTCTTTCAAGATTAATTTTAGGAGAGTCACAGTCTCCAGAG GTGTATTGCTCATTAATTCCTGTTGTTGGTGGAGTGATGATAGCAACTGCAACTGAAATATCTTTTGATTTTATTGGCCTCCTCAGTGCATTGCTAGCCACATTCACTTTTTCTATACAAAACATATTTACCAAAAAG GCAATGAGGGACTTGCGTCTTAATCATTTACGTTTATTACTGTTGATGGCAATTATAGCATCAGCAATGTTAATACCATTTTGGGCATTGTATGATTTACGAAGAGTTATTTTAGTAATTGAATCG GGTGAACAAGATCTTCTATGGCTACTTGTGATTCTGACATTAAAcggatttttaaattttgctcaGAACATGGTTGCCTTCACAGTTCTATCACTGGTGACACCATTAAGCTATTCTGTTGCTGCTTCAACCAAGAGAATCCTTGTAATAACTGTATCCATTGTGTTATTGCGTAATCCAGTCAGTGTCATCAATGTGCTTGGGATGTTTGTCGCTATATTTGGAGTATTTCTTTATAATAAG gcaaaatatgaggccaacaaaagaaaacatgaacTACCTTTGCACACAAAACATAACGCAACTCCAAACCATGTGAGCAACAATCATGCGCACTATCATGTGATCTGA